In a single window of the Nitrospinota bacterium genome:
- a CDS encoding PilZ domain-containing protein, which translates to MGDLAKELVLKERRRAPRTYLDNAFINVYSQKIEDNIDFKAKVCDISSLGIRFVSHKPYILDSKLNIALLSPTNSIVMGVTGRVVRSESRSTHEYHIALEFKVDPKQQSSIEDYIKIMKMRKMG; encoded by the coding sequence ATGGGAGATTTAGCAAAAGAATTAGTCCTAAAAGAGAGGCGTCGAGCACCGAGAACATACCTGGATAACGCCTTCATCAACGTATATTCCCAAAAGATAGAGGATAACATAGATTTTAAAGCGAAAGTTTGTGATATTTCTTCACTTGGTATCAGATTTGTTTCTCACAAGCCCTACATCCTGGACTCAAAACTCAATATCGCTCTCTTGTCGCCAACGAATAGCATTGTGATGGGTGTTACAGGAAGAGTGGTCCGTTCAGAAAGCAGAAGTACTCATGAGTACCACATTGCCCTCGAATTTAAAGTAGATCCCAAACAGCAATCCTCAATCGAAGATTACATCAAGATAATGAAGATGAGAAAAATGGGATAA
- a CDS encoding DUF5661 family protein, giving the protein MELQEYITVDEVKRVCKELGIRDWTELTETKVLPEEAEVILNEVNVEGMDIDLEDFRKGLEVELEHGTGFKDANVTNNHPVITGKIVLAHMKEFLDYYKRLEVAELEGDVHKAAVAKDSAKIASYYKRLAEAKRILSQKESEELK; this is encoded by the coding sequence ATGGAGCTTCAAGAATATATCACTGTTGATGAGGTGAAGAGGGTTTGTAAAGAACTTGGCATAAGAGACTGGACTGAACTGACCGAGACTAAGGTATTGCCAGAAGAGGCGGAAGTGATTCTCAATGAGGTCAATGTTGAAGGAATGGATATTGACCTTGAGGACTTTCGAAAGGGCTTGGAAGTTGAACTCGAACACGGCACAGGATTTAAGGACGCGAACGTGACAAACAACCATCCTGTAATCACAGGAAAGATCGTGCTGGCTCACATGAAAGAATTCCTCGATTACTACAAGCGCCTTGAAGTTGCCGAGTTAGAGGGGGATGTGCACAAAGCAGCCGTTGCAAAGGATTCAGCGAAAATCGCATCTTACTATAAAAGGCTCGCCGAGGCGAAACGCATCTTAAGTCAAAAAGAATCAGAGGAGCTGAAGTAG
- a CDS encoding FAD-dependent oxidoreductase codes for MFKKRLALVGGGHAHIYSLKNADQLIQENAEVILIGPDCYHYYSGMGPGMLSRTYKPEQIRFHIQAMMESRGGKFIKGKVASIDAENRTLILEGGEKIEYDLASFNTGSYVPKNLIPGAEGEAFTVKPIESLERFRETILDKMKKGAPKILIIGGGPAGVELAGNIWRLVQDNYGKAEIIIANSTDRLLPNVASKAGRLAEKSLFKRGIRIFSSFLATSMNQGFVRSQSGDEIAFDIAILAIGILPSDIFLKSGLETSREGALLVNDYLQSIRYPEIFGGGDCIAIQGRSLERVGVYAVRESPILFDNLLASLKGEPLKVFSPQKRYMLIFNMGDGMGIFVRGSFVWKGRLAFTLKNYIDTSFMSKFQDS; via the coding sequence ATGTTCAAAAAACGCTTGGCGCTTGTCGGCGGGGGACACGCCCACATCTACTCATTAAAAAATGCAGACCAATTGATTCAGGAGAATGCTGAGGTTATTCTCATAGGTCCGGATTGTTATCACTACTATTCAGGCATGGGGCCAGGCATGCTCTCTCGAACTTACAAACCAGAGCAGATACGGTTTCATATTCAAGCCATGATGGAATCACGAGGAGGAAAATTTATAAAGGGAAAAGTAGCGTCAATTGATGCAGAAAACCGCACCCTCATTCTCGAAGGGGGCGAAAAGATAGAATACGATTTAGCCTCTTTCAATACAGGAAGCTATGTGCCGAAAAATCTCATTCCTGGCGCTGAAGGGGAAGCCTTTACAGTAAAGCCCATTGAGAGTTTGGAGAGATTTCGCGAAACGATTCTTGATAAGATGAAAAAGGGAGCCCCGAAGATTCTTATCATAGGAGGTGGTCCAGCCGGCGTTGAACTGGCAGGCAATATCTGGCGGCTTGTTCAGGATAATTATGGCAAGGCAGAAATTATCATAGCAAATTCTACTGATCGGCTCCTTCCCAATGTAGCTTCGAAGGCTGGCCGTTTGGCCGAGAAGTCCCTCTTTAAGCGTGGAATAAGAATCTTTTCCAGCTTTCTGGCTACATCTATGAATCAAGGATTTGTTCGTTCACAGTCAGGAGATGAGATTGCTTTTGATATTGCTATATTGGCTATTGGTATTTTACCCTCAGACATCTTTCTGAAGTCAGGATTGGAAACCTCCAGAGAAGGAGCCCTCTTGGTGAATGATTATCTCCAGAGCATAAGATATCCAGAGATCTTTGGCGGGGGTGATTGTATCGCCATTCAAGGAAGGTCTCTTGAACGGGTAGGTGTGTATGCTGTTCGTGAGAGTCCGATTCTCTTCGATAATCTTTTAGCCAGCCTCAAAGGAGAACCTCTTAAGGTTTTTTCGCCTCAGAAAAGATACATGCTTATTTTTAACATGGGGGATGGTATGGGTATTTTTGTACGCGGCTCTTTTGTATGGAAGGGGAGGCTTGCCTTTACACTCAAGAACTATATCGATACGAGCTTCATGTCAAAATTCCAAGACTCCTAA
- the mazG gene encoding nucleoside triphosphate pyrophosphohydrolase, with protein MRKKTGKKNQIKKSYKKKDDLFKSLVEIMDCLRGKSGCPWDKEQTRESIKPFLLEETYEVLEALDRKDPEEIKEELGDLLFQILFHAQIAKEKGEFDIYDVLRTNVEKMITRHPHVFAGKDISTSKQVLIHWEEIKKSETKNNKRKSIMDGIPYKLPALLRAHRYQDRAARVGFDWESAKDVIKKVDEETGELKKAIKIEDRKFIEEEIGDLLFAIVNLSRFVKINPEEALKKCIYKFKKRFEYIEKELTKKGKDLKDSSLEEMDIIWNRAKKKKIP; from the coding sequence ATGAGAAAAAAAACAGGCAAAAAAAATCAAATAAAAAAATCCTATAAAAAAAAGGACGACCTCTTTAAGTCCCTTGTCGAGATAATGGATTGCCTCAGAGGAAAAAGCGGATGCCCCTGGGACAAAGAGCAGACAAGGGAATCCATAAAACCCTTCTTACTGGAAGAGACATACGAGGTCTTAGAGGCTCTTGACAGGAAAGACCCGGAGGAAATCAAGGAAGAGCTGGGAGACCTCCTCTTTCAGATCCTCTTTCATGCCCAAATCGCCAAGGAAAAGGGGGAGTTCGACATCTATGATGTTCTGAGAACAAATGTTGAAAAGATGATTACCAGGCATCCCCATGTCTTTGCAGGTAAAGATATCTCCACATCCAAACAGGTCCTCATTCACTGGGAAGAGATAAAGAAGAGTGAAACAAAAAATAACAAGAGAAAGTCTATCATGGACGGCATTCCCTACAAATTACCAGCCCTCCTAAGGGCTCATCGCTATCAGGACAGGGCAGCCAGGGTTGGGTTTGATTGGGAATCTGCCAAAGATGTCATCAAAAAGGTTGATGAGGAGACAGGTGAGCTTAAAAAAGCCATAAAAATTGAGGACAGGAAGTTCATAGAGGAAGAAATCGGAGACCTCTTGTTTGCCATTGTGAACCTCTCGAGGTTTGTCAAGATAAACCCAGAAGAGGCCCTTAAAAAATGCATCTATAAATTCAAAAAAAGATTTGAATATATAGAGAAGGAATTGACCAAAAAGGGTAAAGATTTAAAAGATTCATCCCTTGAGGAAATGGATATCATATGGAACAGGGCGAAGAAAAAGAAAATCCCCTAA
- a CDS encoding adenylate/guanylate cyclase domain-containing protein — protein MDNYQKVLKYLTKETKDLLNFIFDGVYVVDTDRKIAFWNKGAEAITDYKAEEVIGKSCRDDILNHIDKDGVLLCRGDCPLVKAIQSDTHVEEKVFPLRKDKHRFPVSTHVAPIKDEKGQIIGAIEVFRDISSEERLRILQKKFQKLIKQYVSKTTYETIKKSVSKEIPIVASSKELSIFFMDIVGFTSISEKHSEEVIVTILNSYFTLASQVIRQNTGDIDKFMGDAVMAIFIDAQDAVNAAKGILFKGLPSLNKALESKELPQINVRIGINSGRLIQGDIGSEDRKDMTVIGDAVNIASRIESEAEPGNFMISEGTLARIENQEEFEFTEEMLLKGKTQPIKLYRYKKS, from the coding sequence ATGGATAACTATCAGAAAGTATTAAAATATCTAACAAAGGAAACAAAAGACCTTTTAAATTTCATATTTGATGGTGTTTATGTCGTTGATACAGATAGAAAGATAGCCTTCTGGAATAAAGGTGCAGAGGCCATTACTGATTATAAGGCAGAAGAGGTTATCGGGAAATCCTGTAGGGATGATATTCTCAATCATATTGATAAGGATGGAGTCCTTCTGTGCAGGGGAGATTGTCCCCTTGTTAAGGCCATTCAGTCAGATACGCATGTAGAAGAAAAGGTATTCCCTCTTCGCAAGGATAAGCACAGGTTTCCTGTTTCCACCCATGTTGCACCGATTAAAGATGAAAAAGGCCAAATTATTGGAGCTATAGAAGTATTCAGAGATATTTCTTCTGAAGAGAGACTCCGTATTTTGCAGAAGAAATTTCAAAAGCTTATCAAGCAGTATGTCTCCAAAACGACTTATGAAACGATTAAAAAATCTGTTTCAAAAGAAATTCCCATAGTGGCATCATCTAAAGAATTGAGTATATTCTTTATGGATATTGTTGGCTTTACAAGCATCTCAGAAAAACATTCAGAAGAGGTGATCGTCACAATCCTCAATTCATATTTCACTTTGGCATCTCAGGTTATCAGACAGAACACCGGTGATATAGATAAATTCATGGGTGATGCTGTTATGGCAATATTTATCGATGCTCAAGATGCCGTTAATGCTGCAAAAGGTATTCTTTTTAAAGGACTGCCGAGTTTAAACAAGGCTCTAGAGTCCAAGGAATTACCACAAATAAATGTCAGGATTGGTATTAACAGTGGAAGGCTCATACAGGGTGATATAGGCTCAGAAGACAGGAAAGATATGACAGTTATCGGTGACGCTGTCAACATCGCTTCTAGGATAGAATCAGAAGCAGAACCGGGAAATTTTATGATTTCAGAAGGGACATTGGCTCGGATCGAAAATCAAGAAGAATTCGAATTTACAGAGGAGATGCTCTTGAAAGGAAAGACCCAGCCGATTAAGCTATACAGATATAAAAAATCCTAA
- the wrbA gene encoding NAD(P)H:quinone oxidoreductase, translating to MKVLIVYYSTYGNVYKMAKLVAEGVKEVPGAEPIIRTVPELIPESVIESREDMKAGKEIQKDVPLVIPDDFKEAGAIAFGTPTRFGNVSAQMKNQIDQLTNLWLGGELEGKPAGVFVSTGSLHGGQETTILTLMAPLLHLGMVLVGVPYSVQELFTTKGGGSPYGPGHVAGTDSKREIDGEEASICRALGCRLAQVGLKLQGK from the coding sequence ATGAAAGTCTTGATTGTTTATTACAGCACCTATGGTAATGTTTACAAGATGGCGAAACTTGTGGCAGAGGGAGTGAAGGAGGTTCCAGGCGCAGAGCCAATCATCCGAACCGTTCCTGAACTCATTCCTGAATCGGTTATTGAGTCGCGTGAAGACATGAAAGCGGGAAAAGAGATACAGAAAGACGTGCCTCTGGTTATACCAGATGACTTCAAAGAAGCCGGGGCTATCGCTTTTGGCACACCGACAAGGTTTGGGAATGTGTCGGCCCAGATGAAAAACCAGATTGACCAGCTGACAAATTTGTGGCTGGGAGGTGAACTGGAGGGCAAGCCAGCCGGGGTTTTTGTCTCGACAGGAAGCCTTCACGGAGGCCAGGAGACAACGATCCTTACCCTTATGGCTCCTTTGCTGCACCTCGGGATGGTTCTTGTAGGCGTGCCATACTCTGTTCAGGAGCTTTTCACAACTAAAGGCGGGGGTTCGCCATACGGACCGGGTCATGTTGCAGGCACGGACAGTAAACGAGAAATTGACGGGGAAGAAGCTTCGATTTGCCGCGCTTTGGGTTGTCGCTTGGCTCAGGTTGGGCTGAAACTACAGGGGAAGTGA
- a CDS encoding MBL fold metallo-hydrolase RNA specificity domain-containing protein: protein HADREGLLAWASVMKKKPKRTFIVHGEEESATELAESLRSKVGFERVEIPEMHQVFEV, encoded by the coding sequence CATGCTGACCGAGAGGGACTACTTGCCTGGGCTTCTGTAATGAAAAAAAAACCCAAAAGAACCTTTATAGTGCATGGTGAAGAGGAATCGGCGACAGAATTAGCAGAGAGTCTCAGATCAAAAGTTGGTTTTGAACGTGTGGAGATTCCAGAAATGCATCAAGTATTTGAGGTGTAA
- a CDS encoding superoxide dismutase [Ni] encodes MKKVLLSLVVLSISLLLFTQPVFSHCEVPCGIYGDEMRFDMISEHIKTIEKSMKMIKKLSEEKNINYNQLVRWVNNKEKHSQEIQSIVYQYFMTQRIRPVYEKNKEKHKRYIRQLTLLHEMLVYAMKSKQTTDIKNVEKLKFLLSDFRNVYFGPESERYIH; translated from the coding sequence ATGAAAAAGGTTCTCTTAAGTTTAGTTGTTCTATCAATTTCTCTTCTATTATTTACTCAACCAGTATTTTCCCACTGTGAAGTACCCTGCGGTATATATGGCGACGAAATGCGATTCGATATGATTTCTGAACATATAAAAACCATAGAAAAATCCATGAAGATGATTAAAAAGCTGTCAGAGGAAAAGAATATCAACTATAATCAGTTAGTGCGCTGGGTTAACAACAAAGAAAAGCACTCTCAGGAGATTCAATCTATCGTATATCAGTATTTCATGACCCAGAGGATAAGACCTGTTTATGAAAAGAATAAAGAGAAGCACAAAAGATATATAAGACAATTGACTTTGCTTCATGAAATGCTCGTATATGCAATGAAATCAAAACAAACAACCGACATTAAAAATGTTGAGAAGCTAAAATTTCTCTTATCTGATTTCAGAAACGTCTATTTTGGTCCTGAAAGCGAAAGGTATATCCACTGA